Genomic DNA from Pseudomonas sp. CCC3.1:
GCTGGCTTCGACTTTGAGCAGCCAGTCGTTGTCGAAACGTTGCTCGACCCCGGCGAAGTATTTGGTGCTTTCACTGTCGGCATACGCCCACTTGGCTGCCGGGTTCATCGAACGTTTGAAGTGCGTTCGGCTGCCATCGCTGTAGTACAGCGGCAATTGGCCAAAACTTGAGCCGTTGGAATTTATCTGTTGGTAGTCGATCCCGGCGTACAAGGTCGTATCGTCGGTCACATCCGCTTCGCCGATGGCGTAGAACACATCTTTAATCGACGAGTAACGATCAATAAAGGAGCGCCCGTCTTCACGGGCCGCCACCACACGACCGCGCACCGAACCGTTTTCAGTGAACGGGCCAGACACATCAACTTCGCTGCGATAGCGGTCCCACGACCCGCCACTGCCTGACACATAGCCCTGAAACTCTTTGGTCGGGCGTTTGCGCACCAGATTCACGGCCCCGGACGGGCTGCCTACGCCGCTCATCAAACCGGTTGCGCCCCGCACCACCTCTACCCGGTCATAAATGGCCATGTCGCGCATGCCCAGGCCGTTGGTGTTGGTGGTGAAGTCCGATGTCGGCACACCGTCGTACTGGAAGTTATCGAGGGTGAAACCACGGGAGTAGAAGTTGTAACGCTCGCTGTCGTCGTGCATCACAGTAATGCCCGGCGTCTGCTCCATGACTTGAGCGATGCTGCCCAGCCCCTGATCAGTCATTTGCTGACGCGTAATGACCGTGACCGACTGTGGCGTTTCACGCAGCGAAAGCGGCAATTTGGTTGCCGTGCTGGCTTCGCCGGTGGTGTAGGAATGGCTGCCTTCAGTGGTGGCGCTCAACGCCAGCCCCGTCACACTGGTGGCTTGCAGTTGCAACTTGCCCTCGGCGTTGGACGTCAGCGGGTATAACGTCCAAACCCCATTCGCGCCTTCGGTGGCGGTCAAGCCGCTGCCCTGAAGCAGTTGCTGCAGCGCTTGCGCCACATCAAAGCGCCCTTTGAGGGCCCCAGCCTGTTTGTTTCTGACCAGTGCCGGGTCGTAAGGCAGCGAGATGTTGGCCTGCTGGGCGAAGTGATTGAGCGCTTCTTCCAGATTGCTGGCGGGCACATCGAAGCTGCGTTGTGCGCTGAGGGGCGCGGCCACGCTCAACGAAAACGGTTGCGCAGCTGCCAGCACAGCACCGCCCAGCAAAACAGCCTGCATGGCGATGGCCAGGCGGCTGCGCGAGGGCAAAGAAAGAGGACGAACGACACGGGACATGGGTCTGGCTCCTGCAATTAAAAGGTCTTATGCCTATTTGTCGAAGGACACCCAAAAACCCGCAAAGAAATTTGAGAATTATTCGTGTTTGATGCGTTTTATAGACATCTGGGGGAGTTGGCGGGTATGGGTCAAGCGGCCACTATCCGAGTCCAAAAACGCGTTCTGCGCTCTATCCGCACGGGCAGTGACTGGCTCAAGCCTTCCAGCGCAGGGTCAATCTGGTCCAGCTGAAACACCCCTGAGACGCGCAACTCACTCACGCTCGGATCGCACAGCACCCACCCATGGCGATAGCGTGACAATTCGGCGGCCAAGTCTTGCAAGCGCATGTGTTTGGCCACCAACGCGCCACGGGCCCAGCTGCTGGCGTACAGCGCCGGGGATGGCTGCAACCGGGCCGACCGGGTGTCGATCAGGTATTCATTGCCCGCCTGCACCAGCACCGGCTGTGCAGCCGGCAGATGAATGGCCACCACGCCCTCTTCAACCATCAACCGGGTGCGGCCTGCTTCCTGGCGCACGTCAAAAGCAGTGCCAATGGCCTGCAAACGCGCCTCTCGGGTCTGTACCCAAAACGGTCGGCGCCCGGCAACAGCCTCGGGGTCTTGGCCAGTGCGGATAAAAACCTCCCCCTCACGCAGCACAATCAGCCGCTGTTGCGCACTGAACAGCACATCAGCAGCACTGTCGGTATTGAGTTGCAGGCGCGTGCCGTCAGCCAGGTTGAACAAGCG
This window encodes:
- a CDS encoding TonB-dependent siderophore receptor is translated as MSRVVRPLSLPSRSRLAIAMQAVLLGGAVLAAAQPFSLSVAAPLSAQRSFDVPASNLEEALNHFAQQANISLPYDPALVRNKQAGALKGRFDVAQALQQLLQGSGLTATEGANGVWTLYPLTSNAEGKLQLQATSVTGLALSATTEGSHSYTTGEASTATKLPLSLRETPQSVTVITRQQMTDQGLGSIAQVMEQTPGITVMHDDSERYNFYSRGFTLDNFQYDGVPTSDFTTNTNGLGMRDMAIYDRVEVVRGATGLMSGVGSPSGAVNLVRKRPTKEFQGYVSGSGGSWDRYRSEVDVSGPFTENGSVRGRVVAAREDGRSFIDRYSSIKDVFYAIGEADVTDDTTLYAGIDYQQINSNGSSFGQLPLYYSDGSRTHFKRSMNPAAKWAYADSESTKYFAGVEQRFDNDWLLKVEASHWKGHTDQLQGNIVGWGPFPDKTTGEAQFMSGTKTFEINTDTLDAYATGPFELLGRSHELVLGVNVSNRRTDYLAENADDVTINYQNWNNDVPRPTDLSQGLKQRYKTKESAVYGALRLKPTDDLSVIVGTRVVDYDRKGAMTYNAAQTTPETDNAKKTGKLIPYAGIVYDLNENHSVYASYTDIFTPQSYFDRNDKALAPMTGKSYEAGFKSEYFGGALNTSFAVFLIKQDNYAEYDGERDNGQDAYKAIDGTKTKGFEAEISGEVARGWQLLAGYTYAQPRDKDGKRINSNYPEQLFKLATSYQLDGDLKDLTVGGNVSWQGSTYSELDSSIKADAKEGSFAVVGLMARYDISQNLSATVNLNNVFDREYLSGYGLYSTYYYGDPRNLMLGMKYSF
- a CDS encoding FecR family protein; protein product: MPASIEFSSEVLDVAIDWLVKTQSGAADPRVHAACQQWRAANASHEAAWQALQVTESTFRQASLLPGRVALDTLSGSGRLRSRRQALKVLGLGVLGAGAAGLVWQQQPWRTFGADYATAVGERRLFNLADGTRLQLNTDSAADVLFSAQQRLIVLREGEVFIRTGQDPEAVAGRRPFWVQTREARLQAIGTAFDVRQEAGRTRLMVEEGVVAIHLPAAQPVLVQAGNEYLIDTRSARLQPSPALYASSWARGALVAKHMRLQDLAAELSRYRHGWVLCDPSVSELRVSGVFQLDQIDPALEGLSQSLPVRIERRTRFWTRIVAA